Proteins encoded in a region of the Peromyscus leucopus breed LL Stock chromosome 15, UCI_PerLeu_2.1, whole genome shotgun sequence genome:
- the Tmcc2 gene encoding transmembrane and coiled-coil domains protein 2 isoform X5 gives MKSKEKGTAGDKGDLAALSLPSGPGHGDTDGPISLDVPDGAPDPQRTKAAIDHLHQKILKITEQIKIEQEARDDNVAEYLKLANNADKQQVSRIKQVFEKKNQKSAQTIAQLHKKLEHYRRRLKEIEQNGPSRQPKDVLRDMQQGLKDVGANVRAGISGFGGGVVEGVKGSLSGLSQATHTAVVSKPREFASLIRNKFGSADNIAHLKDPMEDGPPEEAARALSGSATLVSSPKYGSDDECSSASASSAGAGSNSGAGPGGALGSPRSNTLYGAPGNLDTLLEELRDIKEGQSHLEDSMEDLKTQLQRDYTYMTQCLQEERYRYERLEEQLNDLTELHQNEMSNLKQELASMEEKVAYQSYERARDIQEAVESCLTRVTKLELQQQQQQVVQLEGVENANARALLGKFINVILALMAVLLVFVSTIANFITPLMKTRLRITSTALLLLILFLLWKHWDSLTYLLEHLLLPS, from the exons GGTGACAAGGGAGATCTTGCGGCCCTGAGCCTCCCCTCTGGCCCTGGCCATGGTGACACTGATGGCCCCATCAGCTTGGACGTGCCAGATGGAGCGCCCGACCCCCAGCGGACGAAAGCTGCCATTGACCACCTGCACCAGAAGATCCTGAAGATCACGGAGCAGATCAAGATCGAGCAGGAGGCGCGGGACGATAACGTGGCCGAGTACCTGAAGCTGGCCAACAATGCGGACAAGCAGCAGGTGTCGCGCATCAAGCAGGTATTCGAGAAGAAGAACCAGAAGTCGGCCCAGACCATCGCCCAGCTGCACAAGAAGCTGGAGCACTACCGCCGGCGCCTGAAGGAGATAGAGCAGAATGGGCCCTCGCGGCAGCCCAAGGATGTGCTGCGCGACATGCAGCAAGGGCTGAAGGACGTGGGCGCCAACGTGCGTGCCGGCATCAGCGGCTTCGGGGGTGGCGTGGTGGAGGGCGTCAAGGGCAGTCTCTCCGGCCTCTCGCAAGCAACCCACACCGCCGTGGTGTCCAAGCCACGCGAGTTCGCCAGCCTCATCCGCAACAAGTTCGGCAGTGCCGACAACATCGCCCACCTGAAGGACCCTATGGAAGACGGGCCCCCGGAAGAGGCAGCCCGGGCGCTGAGTGGCAGCGCCACGTTGGTGTCCAGCCCCAAGTACGGCAGCGACGACGAGTGCTCCAGTGCCAGTGCCAGCTCGGCTGGGGCGGGCAGCAACTCCGGGGCCGGTCCGGGAGGGGCGCTGGGGAGCCCTAGATCCAACACCCTCTATGGTGCCCCTGGGAATCTGGACACTCTGCTGGAGGAGCTTCGGGATATAAAGGAGGGCCAGTCACACCTGGAGGACTCCATGGAGGACTTGAAGACCCAGCTGCAGAGGGACTATACCTACATGACCCAGTGCCTGCAAGAAGAACGCTACAG GTAtgagaggctggaggagcagctgaACGACCTGACTGAGCTCCACCAGAATGAGATGAGCAACCTGAAGCAGGAGCTAGCCAGCATGGAGGAAAAGGTGGCCTACCAGTCCTACGAGAGGGCCCGAGACATCCAG GAGGCCGTGGAGTCCTGCCTGACGCGTGTCACCAAGCTGGagctacagcagcagcagcagcaggtggtaCAGTTAGAAGGCGTGGAGAACGCCAATGCGCGCGCCCTGCTGGGCAAGTTCATCAACGTGATCCTGGCGCTCATGGCCGTGCTGCTGGTGTTTGTGTCCACCATTGCCAACTTCATCACGCCCCTCATGAAGACACGCCTCCGGATCACCAGCACCGCCCTCctgctcctcatcctcttcctcctctggaaGCACTGGGACTCGCTCACCTACCTCCTGGAGCACCTGCTGCTGCCCAGCTGA
- the Tmcc2 gene encoding transmembrane and coiled-coil domains protein 2 isoform X4 has translation MQWGGQASHGQVNSRTRVQKEGDKGDLAALSLPSGPGHGDTDGPISLDVPDGAPDPQRTKAAIDHLHQKILKITEQIKIEQEARDDNVAEYLKLANNADKQQVSRIKQVFEKKNQKSAQTIAQLHKKLEHYRRRLKEIEQNGPSRQPKDVLRDMQQGLKDVGANVRAGISGFGGGVVEGVKGSLSGLSQATHTAVVSKPREFASLIRNKFGSADNIAHLKDPMEDGPPEEAARALSGSATLVSSPKYGSDDECSSASASSAGAGSNSGAGPGGALGSPRSNTLYGAPGNLDTLLEELRDIKEGQSHLEDSMEDLKTQLQRDYTYMTQCLQEERYRYERLEEQLNDLTELHQNEMSNLKQELASMEEKVAYQSYERARDIQEAVESCLTRVTKLELQQQQQQVVQLEGVENANARALLGKFINVILALMAVLLVFVSTIANFITPLMKTRLRITSTALLLLILFLLWKHWDSLTYLLEHLLLPS, from the exons GGTGACAAGGGAGATCTTGCGGCCCTGAGCCTCCCCTCTGGCCCTGGCCATGGTGACACTGATGGCCCCATCAGCTTGGACGTGCCAGATGGAGCGCCCGACCCCCAGCGGACGAAAGCTGCCATTGACCACCTGCACCAGAAGATCCTGAAGATCACGGAGCAGATCAAGATCGAGCAGGAGGCGCGGGACGATAACGTGGCCGAGTACCTGAAGCTGGCCAACAATGCGGACAAGCAGCAGGTGTCGCGCATCAAGCAGGTATTCGAGAAGAAGAACCAGAAGTCGGCCCAGACCATCGCCCAGCTGCACAAGAAGCTGGAGCACTACCGCCGGCGCCTGAAGGAGATAGAGCAGAATGGGCCCTCGCGGCAGCCCAAGGATGTGCTGCGCGACATGCAGCAAGGGCTGAAGGACGTGGGCGCCAACGTGCGTGCCGGCATCAGCGGCTTCGGGGGTGGCGTGGTGGAGGGCGTCAAGGGCAGTCTCTCCGGCCTCTCGCAAGCAACCCACACCGCCGTGGTGTCCAAGCCACGCGAGTTCGCCAGCCTCATCCGCAACAAGTTCGGCAGTGCCGACAACATCGCCCACCTGAAGGACCCTATGGAAGACGGGCCCCCGGAAGAGGCAGCCCGGGCGCTGAGTGGCAGCGCCACGTTGGTGTCCAGCCCCAAGTACGGCAGCGACGACGAGTGCTCCAGTGCCAGTGCCAGCTCGGCTGGGGCGGGCAGCAACTCCGGGGCCGGTCCGGGAGGGGCGCTGGGGAGCCCTAGATCCAACACCCTCTATGGTGCCCCTGGGAATCTGGACACTCTGCTGGAGGAGCTTCGGGATATAAAGGAGGGCCAGTCACACCTGGAGGACTCCATGGAGGACTTGAAGACCCAGCTGCAGAGGGACTATACCTACATGACCCAGTGCCTGCAAGAAGAACGCTACAG GTAtgagaggctggaggagcagctgaACGACCTGACTGAGCTCCACCAGAATGAGATGAGCAACCTGAAGCAGGAGCTAGCCAGCATGGAGGAAAAGGTGGCCTACCAGTCCTACGAGAGGGCCCGAGACATCCAG GAGGCCGTGGAGTCCTGCCTGACGCGTGTCACCAAGCTGGagctacagcagcagcagcagcaggtggtaCAGTTAGAAGGCGTGGAGAACGCCAATGCGCGCGCCCTGCTGGGCAAGTTCATCAACGTGATCCTGGCGCTCATGGCCGTGCTGCTGGTGTTTGTGTCCACCATTGCCAACTTCATCACGCCCCTCATGAAGACACGCCTCCGGATCACCAGCACCGCCCTCctgctcctcatcctcttcctcctctggaaGCACTGGGACTCGCTCACCTACCTCCTGGAGCACCTGCTGCTGCCCAGCTGA